The following are encoded in a window of Phragmites australis chromosome 22, lpPhrAust1.1, whole genome shotgun sequence genomic DNA:
- the LOC133904586 gene encoding uncharacterized protein LOC133904586 → MAQQPPGEATTYTVKEITEAVAFLQKIGACFKTNPHVRDEFFTLITGLGEGGGDARTVAARASELLGDQPDLLAEFRAFLPGAEVSNEDVAAARTRRSSRAMERNSRCRPVVPTAEPNVGAGAGDAQGYGLLPEREREGGRRAAAGVCGAGGDAHEDPRLREAVEFLRWVLEHAGTEVYSKSLKVVFDAGDDNSMDANVIYERAREAFGPAYGHLLRGFCGYLPGRAEWEEQEARRQAPKRKHATDADTPSRAAKTPSADDGSSRHALHIGECSGGGAAWRGHDDYDVPPYRPAKKPRADDYNRRISHRVGEGSSTGATARGQCRRYSTGECSSAGAAARARGPDDDEFLRFRAAWKFETDYSILVATMARAEQLLQEPADEASLEELFPSRECQEFLERFYGEEWWGFRKALENGNRTGPALEVVLRRLRRKEEDAIEDARGRQDPARAAVRLNELVTERLDKERHRRTLVITVHERRAWPAVTSSIT, encoded by the coding sequence ATGGCGCAGCAGCCGCCGGGCGAGGCGACGACGTACACGGTGAAGGAGATCACCGAGGCCGTCGCCTTTCTGCAGAAGATCGGGGCGTGCTTCAAGACGAACCCGCACGTCCGTGACGAGTTCTTCACCCTCATCACTGGACTcggagagggcggcggcgacgcccgGACCGTGGCGGCCCGCGCGAGCGAGCTCCTAGGAGACCAGCCGGACCTCCTCGCGGAGTTCCGCGCCTTCCTCCCCGGCGCCGAGGTGTCAAACGAAGACGTTGCTGCGGCAAGGACACGACGCAGCAGCCGCGCGATGGAAAGGAACAGCCGGTGCCGGCCGGTGGTGCCAACGGCGGAGCCAAACGTGGGGGCTGGTGCCGGCGACGCACAAGGCTATGGGTTGCTCCCAGAGAGGGAAAGGGAAGGAGGCCGCCGCGCAGCTGCCGGCGTTTGCGGTGCCGGCGGCGACGCGCATGAGGACCCTCGGCTCCGCGAGGCCGTTGAGTTCTTGAGGTGGGTGCTTGAGCACGCGGGCACTGAGGTTTACTCGAAGTCCCTCAAGGTGGTGTTTGACGCGGGGGACGACAACAGCATGGACGCCAACGTGATCTACGAGCGCGCCAGGGAAGCGTTCGGCCCGGCGTACGGCCACCTGCTCCGCGGCTTCTGCGGATACCTCCCGGGGAGAGCGGAGTGGGAGGAACAAGAAGCGCGTCGCCAGGCGCCGAAGCGAAAGCACGCGACCGATGCCGACACGCCGAGCAGAGCCGCCAAGACGCCCAGCGCTGACGACGGCAGCAGCAGGCACGCCCTCCATATCGGCGAATGCTCGGGCGGCGGGGCCGCGTGGCGGGGCCATGACGATTACGACGTACCGCCGTACAGGCCGGCCAAAAAGCCGCGTGCCGACGACTACAACCGCCGGATCTCCCATCGCGTCGGGGAAGGCTCCAGCACCGGGGCCACAGCGCGGGGGCAGTGCCGGCGCTACAGCACCGGCGAATGCTCCAGCGCCGGAGCCGCAGCGCGGGCGCGGGGCCCCGACGACGACGAGTTCCTGCGCTTCAGGGCGGCGTGGAAGTTCGAGACCGACTACTCGATCCTGGTGGCCACGATGGCGCGCGCGGAGCAGCTGCTGCAAGAGCCCGCCGACGAGGCTTCCCTGGAGGAGCTCTTCCCAAGCCGCGAGTGCCAGGAGTTCCTCGAGAGGTTCTACGGCGAGGAGTGGTGGGGGTTCCGGAAGGCGCTAGAGAACGGCAACAGGACTGGCCCAGCGCTAGAGGTGGTGCTGCGCAGGCTGAGGCGGAAGGAAGAGGATGCCATCGAGGACGCGAGGGGGCGGCAGGACCCTGCCCGCGCCGCCGTGAGGCTCAACGAGCTCGTCACAGAAAGGCTGGACAAGGAGCGCCACCGCAGAACGCTGGTGATCACGGTGCATGAACGGCGCGCGTGGCCGGCCGTGACATCGTCAATAACTTGA